One region of Tachysurus fulvidraco isolate hzauxx_2018 chromosome 9, HZAU_PFXX_2.0, whole genome shotgun sequence genomic DNA includes:
- the LOC113651752 gene encoding trace amine-associated receptor 13c-like: MPVLMNLTEVNQSDGCDHFSCPERSVSPAVYILLYVCSAAVVLLTVCGNLLVIISVLHFKQLHTPTNMLVLSLAVSDFFIGALVMPPMFIWTIESCWIFDKGYCITFLIIAYILTSLSIYNIALIAVDRYLALSNPFLYMNTISKQTMSTVVFTNWSASLVYNISLCYFNGSFSSSVLCPGECYIFLSEVWSVIDLVVSFIFPLSVIIIFYSLVFVIAKKHVTAIRELNNHTRPKTQKITSHSMKSERKAAKVLGILVSVFLVCLLPYFIYSLLGNVIELQTETFQKVFIVLYFNSTINPVIYALFYPWFRRCVKLIITLQLFQTDSELINVLS; the protein is encoded by the coding sequence atgcctgTATTGATGAACCTGACAGAGGTTAATCAGTCTGATGgctgtgatcatttctcctgtccagagagatctgtatctcctgcagtttatattttactgtacgtgtgttcagctgctgtggttctgctaacagtgtgtggaaatctgctcgtcatcatctctgttcttcacttcaagcagcttcacacaccaacaaacatgctggtgctctctctggctgtgtcaGATTTCTTCATTGGAGCTTTAGTGATGCCACCAATGTTCATCTGGACAATCGAGTCATGTTGGATTTTTGATAAGGGGTACTGCATCACTTTTTTGATTATTGCTTATATTTTAACAAGTTTATCCATCTATAATATCGCTCTGATTGCTGTAGATCGGTATTTGGCTCTCTCAAACCCTTTTCTTTACATGAACACAATCTCAAAGCAGACAATGAGCACTGTCGTTTTTACCAACTGGAGTGCTTCTCTGGTGTATAACATATCACTGTGTTATTTCAATGGAAGCTTTTCAAGTTCTGTATTGTGTCCTGGAGAGTGTTATATTTTTCTGAGTGAGGTTTGGTCTGTTATTGATCTTGTAGTTTCATTTATATTCCCACtttctgtcataatcatattttatagtctagtttttgtgattgctaagaaacatgtcactgctatcagagagcttaataatcacacacggcctaaaacacagaaaatcacctcacactccatgaaatctgagagaaaagcagctaaagtcctcggtattttagtgtctgtgtttctggtgtgtttacttccatATTTTATCTACAGTTTATTAGGAAATGTTATTGAACTACAGACAGAAACCTTTCAAAAAGTATTTattgtgctttattttaattccaccattaatccagttatttatgctctgttttatccgtggttcaggaggtgtgttaaattaatcatAACTCTACAACTATTCCAGACAGACTCTGAATTAATCAATGTTCTgtcatga
- the flvcr2b gene encoding feline leukemia virus subgroup C receptor-related protein 2 isoform X1: MGEQRNSHCGVNEKCFSNSEAQNEHGVQMFSEPSVESRDQMETHLYKRRWLIVFLFSSYSLCNSYQWIQYGIINNIFMKFYNVDSFTIDWMSMIYMLTYIPLIFPVTWLLDKKGLRVVALAATALNCAGTWIKVASARPDLFPVTFLGQVTCSIAQVFILGMPSRIASVWFGSNEVSTACSIGVFGNQLGIAIGFLVPPILVPNVEDLDELANHIQVMFYITAGVATFLFILVLIVFQDRPSLPPSQSQASVRLIPTESYSYSSSILRLIRNTPFILLLISYGLNVGCFYAVGTLLNQMIIQHYPGEEVNAGRIGLTIVIAGMIGSLICGIWLDRTKTYKQTTLAVYVMSLVGLAVYAFTLDLGHLWLVFITAGALGFFMTGYLPLGFEFAVELTYPESEGTSSGLLNCSAQVFGIIFTICQGKIIYTFSTLAGNLFLCAFLIIGTIITGFIKSELRRQNANQLHKTSVKSNGSHVNSIAVGPATRM; the protein is encoded by the exons ATGGGAGAGCAGAGAAACTCACACTGTGGGGTGAATGAGAAATGTTTCTCCAACAGTGAAGCTCAGAATGAACATGGAGTGCAGATGTTCTCAGAACCCAGTGTGGAGTCCAGGGATCAGATGGAGACCCACTTGTACAAGAGGAGATGgctgattgtgtttttgttcagcTCTTATTCACTTTGTAACTCCTATCAGTGGATCCAGTACGGCATCATCAACAACATTTTCATGAAGTTCTACAATGTTGACTCCTTCACCATAGACTGGATGTCCATGATCTATATGCTCACCTACATCCCACTCATCTTCCCCGTCACGTGGCTCCTGGACAAGAAGGGGCTCCGCGTGGTGGCCCTCGCGGCCACGGCCCTCAACTGCGCTGGGACATGGATCAAAGTGGCCAGCGCCAGGCCTGACCTTTTTCCAGTCACCTTTCTGGGTCAGGTGACCTGCTCCATAGCTCAGGTGTTCATCCTCGGGATGCCTTCGCGCATCGCCTCGGTGTGGTTTGGGTCCAATGAGGTTTCCACCGCATGCTCTATCGGGGTTTTTGGAAATCAG CTTGGCATCGCCATTGGATTTTTGGTTCCTCCAATCCTGGTTCCAAATGTAGAGGACTTGGACGAGCTGGCCAATCACATTCAAGTGATGTTCTACATCACAGCGGGCGTGGCCACTTTCCTCTTCATCCTGGTGCTCATTG tgTTTCAGGACAGACCTTCTCTACCTCCATCTCAGTCTCAGGCTTCAGTTCGTCTGATCCCCACAGAGAGTTACTCATACTCATCCTCTATCCTTCGGCTCATTCGCAACACTCCCTTCATCCTGCTCCTCATCAGCtatg GGTTGAACGTTGGCTGTTTTTACGCTGTTGGGACGCTGTTGAACCAGATGATCATCCAACACTACCCG ggtgaagaggtgaatgCTGGGAGAATCGGTCTCACCATCGTCATTGCTGGTATGATCGGCTCACTCATCTGTGGGATCTGGCTGGACAGAACCAAAACCTACAA acAGACTACACTGGCCGTGTATGTGATGTCTCTGGTTGGTTTAGCCGTTTATGCCTTCACGCTGGATCTCGGTCACCTGTGGCTCGTCTTCATCACCGCTGGAGCTCTCGG attctTTATGACAGGGTATCTGCCTCTGGGGTTTGAGTTTGCAGTTGAACTCACCTATCCTGAATCTGAGGGGACGTCTTCAGGCCTGCTCAACTGctcagctcag gtgtttgGGATTATTTTCACCATCTGTCAGGGGAAGATCATTTACACTTTCAGCACACTGGCAGGAAATCTGTTCCTGTGTGCATTTCTGATCATCGGGACCATTATAACAG GATTTATTAAGTCGGAGCTCCGCAGGCAGAATGCAAATCAGCTACACAAGACGTCT GTAAAATCAAATGGATCACATGTGAATTCTATTGCTGTAGGACCAGCTACAAGAATGTAA
- the flvcr2b gene encoding feline leukemia virus subgroup C receptor-related protein 2 isoform X2 translates to MGEQRNSHCGVNEKCFSNSEAQNEHGVQMFSEPSVESRDQMETHLYKRRWLIVFLFSSYSLCNSYQWIQYGIINNIFMKFYNVDSFTIDWMSMIYMLTYIPLIFPVTWLLDKKGLRVVALAATALNCAGTWIKVASARPDLFPVTFLGQVTCSIAQVFILGMPSRIASVWFGSNEVSTACSIGVFGNQLGIAIGFLVPPILVPNVEDLDELANHIQVMFYITAGVATFLFILVLIVFQDRPSLPPSQSQASVRLIPTESYSYSSSILRLIRNTPFILLLISYGLNVGCFYAVGTLLNQMIIQHYPGEEVNAGRIGLTIVIAGMIGSLICGIWLDRTKTYKQTTLAVYVMSLVGLAVYAFTLDLGHLWLVFITAGALGFFMTGYLPLGFEFAVELTYPESEGTSSGLLNCSAQVFGIIFTICQGKIIYTFSTLAGNLFLCAFLIIGTIITGFIKSELRRQNANQLHKTSAAVVLDYGATTPINY, encoded by the exons ATGGGAGAGCAGAGAAACTCACACTGTGGGGTGAATGAGAAATGTTTCTCCAACAGTGAAGCTCAGAATGAACATGGAGTGCAGATGTTCTCAGAACCCAGTGTGGAGTCCAGGGATCAGATGGAGACCCACTTGTACAAGAGGAGATGgctgattgtgtttttgttcagcTCTTATTCACTTTGTAACTCCTATCAGTGGATCCAGTACGGCATCATCAACAACATTTTCATGAAGTTCTACAATGTTGACTCCTTCACCATAGACTGGATGTCCATGATCTATATGCTCACCTACATCCCACTCATCTTCCCCGTCACGTGGCTCCTGGACAAGAAGGGGCTCCGCGTGGTGGCCCTCGCGGCCACGGCCCTCAACTGCGCTGGGACATGGATCAAAGTGGCCAGCGCCAGGCCTGACCTTTTTCCAGTCACCTTTCTGGGTCAGGTGACCTGCTCCATAGCTCAGGTGTTCATCCTCGGGATGCCTTCGCGCATCGCCTCGGTGTGGTTTGGGTCCAATGAGGTTTCCACCGCATGCTCTATCGGGGTTTTTGGAAATCAG CTTGGCATCGCCATTGGATTTTTGGTTCCTCCAATCCTGGTTCCAAATGTAGAGGACTTGGACGAGCTGGCCAATCACATTCAAGTGATGTTCTACATCACAGCGGGCGTGGCCACTTTCCTCTTCATCCTGGTGCTCATTG tgTTTCAGGACAGACCTTCTCTACCTCCATCTCAGTCTCAGGCTTCAGTTCGTCTGATCCCCACAGAGAGTTACTCATACTCATCCTCTATCCTTCGGCTCATTCGCAACACTCCCTTCATCCTGCTCCTCATCAGCtatg GGTTGAACGTTGGCTGTTTTTACGCTGTTGGGACGCTGTTGAACCAGATGATCATCCAACACTACCCG ggtgaagaggtgaatgCTGGGAGAATCGGTCTCACCATCGTCATTGCTGGTATGATCGGCTCACTCATCTGTGGGATCTGGCTGGACAGAACCAAAACCTACAA acAGACTACACTGGCCGTGTATGTGATGTCTCTGGTTGGTTTAGCCGTTTATGCCTTCACGCTGGATCTCGGTCACCTGTGGCTCGTCTTCATCACCGCTGGAGCTCTCGG attctTTATGACAGGGTATCTGCCTCTGGGGTTTGAGTTTGCAGTTGAACTCACCTATCCTGAATCTGAGGGGACGTCTTCAGGCCTGCTCAACTGctcagctcag gtgtttgGGATTATTTTCACCATCTGTCAGGGGAAGATCATTTACACTTTCAGCACACTGGCAGGAAATCTGTTCCTGTGTGCATTTCTGATCATCGGGACCATTATAACAG GATTTATTAAGTCGGAGCTCCGCAGGCAGAATGCAAATCAGCTACACAAGACGTCT GCTGCAGTCGTTCTGGATTACGGTGCTACGACTCCGATTAACTACTGA